A region of Photobacterium sanguinicancri DNA encodes the following proteins:
- the ftsW gene encoding cell division protein FtsW has translation MLRQTKEGMTSVTEWFTKPSSPSLYDRQLVWIALALMVIGLVIVTSASVPIATRLTGIPFYFALRHAFFLCCSIFIIGIMVQVPLSRWQQLSVPMLLVSVFLLIVVLGIGRSVNGAARWIPLGIFNLQPAEVAKLSLFIFLAGYLVRQYTQVRASFLGFAKPLAVLVALAVLLLQQPDLGSFVVMFVTTVGMLFIAGAQLWQFLAMIAVAIFGIVILIVFEPYRMRRVTSFLDPWDDPFGSGYQLTQSLMAFGRGDWLGQGLGNSIQKLEYLPEAHTDFVFAVLAEELGLIGVVSVLVLIFALVFKALLIGRKSLQSEQLFGGFLAFGIGIWFAFQTLVNVGAAAGIVPTKGLTLPLISYGGSSLFIMATAVAILIRIDYEQRLHAKYHPTESEPEENSVEKD, from the coding sequence ATGCTAAGACAGACCAAGGAAGGAATGACATCCGTCACTGAATGGTTTACTAAGCCATCCAGTCCTTCGTTATACGATCGCCAGTTAGTGTGGATAGCATTAGCCTTGATGGTGATTGGGTTGGTGATCGTGACATCGGCCTCTGTGCCTATTGCAACCCGTTTAACGGGGATCCCATTTTACTTTGCTCTTCGCCATGCTTTTTTCCTCTGCTGTTCTATTTTTATCATAGGCATCATGGTGCAAGTCCCGCTGTCTCGTTGGCAGCAATTAAGCGTGCCCATGCTATTGGTGTCGGTCTTTTTACTTATTGTCGTGCTGGGTATTGGTCGCTCGGTGAACGGTGCGGCGCGTTGGATCCCATTGGGCATCTTTAACTTACAGCCAGCAGAAGTGGCAAAGCTTTCTTTGTTTATCTTTTTAGCGGGTTATTTGGTTCGTCAATATACACAGGTACGTGCAAGCTTTCTTGGTTTTGCTAAACCGTTAGCTGTGCTGGTGGCATTAGCTGTTCTATTGCTACAACAACCCGATTTAGGGTCATTTGTTGTGATGTTTGTGACCACGGTAGGCATGTTATTTATTGCAGGTGCCCAATTATGGCAATTCCTCGCTATGATAGCGGTCGCGATATTTGGCATCGTTATACTGATTGTCTTTGAGCCTTATCGTATGCGGCGGGTGACATCCTTTCTCGACCCATGGGATGATCCTTTTGGTAGTGGTTACCAACTTACACAGTCATTAATGGCATTTGGTCGCGGTGATTGGCTAGGGCAAGGGTTGGGTAATTCAATCCAAAAGCTAGAATATTTACCCGAAGCGCATACCGATTTTGTTTTTGCGGTACTCGCAGAAGAACTCGGATTAATCGGTGTTGTGAGTGTATTAGTGCTGATTTTCGCTTTGGTGTTTAAAGCCTTATTGATTGGTCGTAAATCATTGCAAAGCGAGCAGCTATTTGGTGGTTTCCTCGCATTTGGTATAGGCATTTGGTTTGCTTTCCAGACGTTAGTCAATGTTGGTGCTGCTGCGGGAATTGTGCCAACCAAAGGGTTGACCTTGCCACTGATCAGTTATGGTGGCTCCAGTTTATTTATTATGGCGACGGCGGTTGCGATTTTGATCCGCATTGATTACGAACAGCGGCTTCATGCTAAATATCATCCCACCGAATCGGAACCAGAAGAAAATAGTGTTGAAAAAGATTAA
- the murG gene encoding undecaprenyldiphospho-muramoylpentapeptide beta-N-acetylglucosaminyltransferase yields MTKNKRLLVMAGGTGGHVFPGLAVAKQLQQQGWDIRWLGTADRMEAELVPKHGIEIDFIKVKGLRGQGIVRLLAAPFKILGAIKQARAHIKAWQPDVVLGMGGYVSGPGGVAAWLSGIPVVLHEQNAVAGLTNQWLSKIARRVLQAFPGAFTNQEVVGNPVRQDVTELPQPMERFAQRSGPIRVLVMGGSQGARILNQTMPEVAGLLGENITVWHQAGKGAQAETELAYQAQPEASAGVKVTEFIDDVATAYEWADVVVCRSGALTVSELSAAGVAAIFVPFMHKDRQQALNADHLVQAGAALMIEQPDLTAVKLAQQLQKLDRPALLSMAQAAREAAILDADVRVADVIKSLAKN; encoded by the coding sequence ATGACAAAAAATAAACGATTACTTGTTATGGCGGGTGGTACTGGGGGACATGTTTTTCCAGGCCTTGCGGTAGCGAAACAATTACAGCAGCAAGGATGGGACATCCGTTGGCTGGGTACCGCTGATAGAATGGAAGCGGAACTAGTGCCAAAGCACGGTATCGAAATTGATTTTATTAAAGTCAAAGGGCTAAGAGGCCAAGGTATCGTTAGGCTGTTAGCTGCACCATTTAAAATCCTAGGTGCAATCAAACAAGCACGTGCACATATTAAAGCATGGCAACCGGACGTCGTTCTTGGCATGGGTGGCTATGTGAGCGGTCCTGGTGGCGTTGCTGCATGGCTGAGTGGTATTCCTGTGGTATTGCATGAACAAAATGCAGTCGCAGGGTTAACTAATCAATGGCTATCTAAAATTGCCCGTCGTGTCTTACAGGCATTTCCTGGAGCATTTACAAATCAAGAGGTTGTTGGTAACCCTGTTCGCCAAGATGTGACTGAGCTACCACAACCAATGGAACGTTTTGCCCAACGCAGTGGTCCTATCCGTGTGTTGGTCATGGGCGGTAGCCAAGGCGCTCGTATTCTGAATCAGACTATGCCTGAAGTGGCGGGGTTACTCGGTGAAAATATCACAGTGTGGCACCAAGCAGGTAAAGGGGCACAAGCTGAGACCGAGCTGGCCTACCAAGCACAACCTGAAGCGTCAGCCGGTGTGAAAGTGACCGAATTTATTGATGATGTCGCCACTGCATATGAGTGGGCTGATGTCGTTGTGTGTCGTTCAGGTGCACTGACTGTATCAGAGTTATCTGCCGCTGGTGTCGCCGCTATTTTTGTCCCGTTTATGCATAAAGATCGGCAGCAAGCATTGAATGCCGATCATTTGGTGCAAGCGGGCGCTGCATTAATGATTGAACAGCCAGATTTAACTGCTGTGAAATTAGCACAACAACTTCAAAAACTTGACCGTCCAGCCCTGCTATCAATGGCACAGGCTGCTCGAGAAGCTGCGATCCTCGACGCCGATGTTCGCGTTGCAGATGTAATTAAATCGCTAGCAAAAAACTAG